The following proteins come from a genomic window of Blattabacterium cuenoti:
- a CDS encoding 4'-phosphopantetheinyl transferase family protein encodes MNFYTYKFHTLHTMIIVFKWKHFLETMFLRKLNLSDQEKMFFLSLSEKRKKEFLGIRSALRYIGIKMNIFYNEKRKPFLFPSGKHISLSHSFEKIAIAISSYHIGIDIEKLRKDKKIVRIKKKFIRDDESIFIHPNYEEDYLHIIWGIKESLYKLEGGIFYSFLNHYKVSPFYLQNNSCVSCWIIKNSYSKRFYAFYRKIEEYYLVYIIDK; translated from the coding sequence ATGAATTTTTATACCTATAAATTTCATACTCTTCATACTATGATCATAGTTTTTAAATGGAAACATTTTTTAGAAACTATGTTTTTAAGAAAACTGAATCTTTCAGATCAAGAGAAGATGTTTTTTTTATCATTATCAGAAAAACGAAAAAAAGAATTTTTAGGAATACGTTCTGCTTTGAGATATATAGGTATAAAAATGAATATTTTTTATAATGAAAAAAGAAAACCTTTTCTTTTTCCTTCAGGAAAACATATTTCTTTAAGTCATTCTTTTGAAAAAATAGCCATAGCTATAAGTTCTTATCATATAGGAATAGACATAGAAAAATTACGAAAAGATAAAAAAATAGTAAGAATAAAGAAAAAATTTATTAGGGATGATGAATCTATCTTTATTCATCCAAATTATGAAGAAGATTATTTACATATTATATGGGGAATTAAAGAAAGTTTATATAAACTAGAAGGAGGAATTTTTTATAGTTTTTTAAATCATTATAAAGTTTCTCCTTTTTACCTTCAAAACAATTCTTGTGTATCATGCTGGATTATAAAAAATTCCTATAGTAAGCGATTTTATGCTTTCTATCGAAAAATAGAAGAATATTACTTAGTTTATATTATAGACAAATAA
- the ftsA gene encoding cell division protein FtsA, with amino-acid sequence MEYQDIAIGLDVGTTKIVAMVGRRNEYNKIEILGIGKSKSVGVHRGVVNNITQTIEAIREAVSEAEHSSGLKIKEVIVGIAGQHIRSLQHNDYITRLDFENVISQKDIQKLIDQVHKLIMQPGEEIIHVLPQEYKVDSQAEIGEPIGMYGSRLEANFHVVVGQISSIRNIGRCVKAAGLDLSGMTLEPLASAEAVLSTEEREAGVALVDIGGGTTDIAIFKDNIIRHTAVIPFGGNVITENIKTDCLIIERQAELLKIKFGSAWPGENKETEIVCIPGLRGRDPKEISLKHLSQIIHIRVCEIVEQVNVEIKNYGNEEQKKRLIAGLVMTGGGSQLKHIRPLTEYITGMDVRIGYSNEHIAGGKNGIISNPEYATSIGLVIKGLDDKKKYLCTNAEMEHRYHRYDENSELISTKFYNKNRRLNSEEDQKKKKNKTKSFLEIWADKFRQILNDTE; translated from the coding sequence GAATATCAAGATATAGCTATAGGTCTTGATGTGGGAACCACAAAGATTGTAGCTATGGTAGGAAGGAGAAATGAATATAATAAAATTGAGATCTTAGGCATAGGGAAATCTAAAAGTGTAGGTGTACATAGAGGGGTTGTAAATAATATTACTCAAACAATTGAAGCTATTCGTGAAGCGGTATCTGAAGCAGAGCATAGTTCGGGTTTAAAAATAAAAGAAGTTATTGTTGGAATAGCAGGACAACATATTAGAAGTCTACAACATAATGATTATATTACTAGATTAGATTTTGAAAATGTTATCAGTCAAAAAGATATACAAAAATTAATAGATCAAGTTCATAAACTGATTATGCAACCAGGAGAAGAAATTATTCATGTTCTTCCACAAGAATATAAAGTCGATAGTCAAGCAGAAATAGGAGAACCAATAGGAATGTATGGAAGTCGTTTAGAAGCAAATTTTCATGTAGTTGTAGGACAAATTTCTTCAATACGAAATATTGGAAGATGTGTAAAAGCGGCAGGATTGGATTTATCGGGAATGACCTTAGAACCTTTAGCTTCTGCTGAAGCTGTATTAAGTACAGAAGAAAGAGAAGCAGGGGTTGCTTTAGTGGATATAGGAGGAGGGACTACGGATATTGCTATATTTAAAGATAACATTATTCGTCATACTGCCGTGATTCCTTTTGGAGGAAATGTCATTACTGAAAATATAAAAACAGATTGTTTGATTATTGAACGACAAGCCGAATTACTAAAAATCAAATTTGGATCTGCATGGCCAGGAGAAAATAAGGAAACAGAAATTGTTTGTATTCCTGGATTAAGAGGTCGTGATCCTAAAGAAATTTCTTTAAAACACCTTTCCCAAATTATTCATATACGAGTATGTGAAATTGTGGAACAAGTCAATGTAGAAATAAAAAATTATGGAAATGAAGAACAAAAAAAAAGACTGATTGCAGGATTAGTTATGACAGGTGGAGGTTCTCAACTTAAACATATTCGTCCATTAACAGAATATATTACTGGAATGGACGTTCGTATAGGTTATTCTAATGAACATATAGCAGGAGGGAAAAACGGGATTATAAGTAATCCAGAATATGCAACATCTATAGGGTTAGTAATTAAAGGACTTGATGATAAAAAAAAATATCTTTGTACAAACGCGGAGATGGAACATAGATATCATAGATATGATGAAAATTCTGAGTTGATTTCTACAAAGTTTTATAATAAAAATCGTAGATTAAATTCTGAAGAGGATCAGAAAAAGAAAAAAAATAAAACAAAATCTTTTCTTGAAATTTGGGCAGATAAGTTCCGTCAAATATTGAATGATACAGAATAA
- the hisS gene encoding histidine--tRNA ligase, whose protein sequence is MSKRNYLIQTIRTQFELFGFDPIETPSIENISTLIGKYGEEGDTLMFKLLHSGNFLKKRILDFLKKIKNDQEMVVNHVVEKCFIEHMSNKALRYDLTVPFVRYVVMHKNEIVFPFKRYQIQPVWRADKPQKGRLREFYQCDADMISFSWSLWEEIELIQLCDEIFTKLNFPIIIYINHRDILRGLVEIAGIKNNLWKDFTTSLDKWNKIGRDLVKKEMLSKGITSLSFDKVAFFFDMEENFYHKEKHLTIALQNSEIGKKGLRDLSFIYRKIKNISLQKTKLEWNISLARGMNYYTGTILEIVPFYNKSFISIGGGGRYDQLAHSFGLNNIYGVGISLGLDRIYLAMEQKNLFQTVSNYPSKVLFINFGNEEVLYAYKIIQFLRKKGISTQLYPNADKIGKQFRYANDNNIRFVISIGKNEINQNKIRMKDLQKRTEKEYDNINNVVNQLTKKL, encoded by the coding sequence ATGAGTAAACGAAATTATTTAATTCAAACAATTCGAACACAATTTGAACTTTTTGGTTTTGATCCTATAGAAACTCCTTCCATAGAAAATATTTCCACTCTTATTGGTAAATATGGAGAAGAAGGAGATACCTTAATGTTTAAATTGCTCCATTCAGGTAATTTTTTAAAAAAAAGAATTTTAGATTTTTTAAAAAAAATAAAAAATGATCAAGAAATGGTTGTGAATCATGTTGTGGAAAAATGTTTCATTGAACATATGTCGAATAAAGCTCTGAGATATGATTTAACGGTTCCTTTTGTTCGTTATGTAGTTATGCATAAAAATGAAATCGTTTTTCCTTTTAAAAGATACCAAATACAACCTGTATGGCGTGCAGATAAACCTCAAAAAGGAAGATTGAGAGAATTTTATCAATGTGATGCAGATATGATATCATTTTCTTGGTCTTTATGGGAAGAAATAGAATTAATTCAACTTTGTGACGAAATTTTTACTAAATTAAATTTTCCTATTATTATCTATATTAATCATAGAGATATATTAAGAGGACTAGTTGAAATAGCTGGAATAAAAAATAATTTATGGAAAGATTTTACTACATCTTTAGATAAATGGAATAAAATTGGACGCGATTTAGTAAAAAAAGAAATGCTTTCCAAAGGAATTACATCTTTATCTTTTGATAAAGTGGCATTTTTTTTTGATATGGAAGAAAATTTCTATCATAAAGAAAAACATTTAACTATAGCTTTACAAAATTCTGAAATAGGAAAAAAAGGATTACGAGATCTGAGTTTTATTTATAGAAAAATAAAGAATATTTCTTTACAAAAGACAAAATTGGAATGGAATATTTCTTTAGCTAGAGGAATGAATTATTATACAGGGACAATATTAGAAATTGTTCCATTCTATAATAAGAGTTTTATTTCTATTGGAGGAGGAGGTAGATATGATCAATTAGCTCATTCATTTGGATTAAACAATATTTATGGGGTAGGAATTTCTTTAGGATTGGATCGAATTTATTTAGCCATGGAGCAAAAAAATCTATTTCAAACTGTTTCTAATTATCCTTCAAAAGTTTTGTTTATTAATTTCGGAAATGAAGAGGTTTTGTATGCATACAAAATAATCCAATTTTTGAGAAAAAAAGGAATTTCTACTCAATTATATCCTAATGCAGACAAAATAGGAAAACAATTTAGATATGCTAATGATAACAATATTCGATTTGTTATTAGTATCGGAAAAAATGAAATCAATCAAAATAAAATCAGAATGAAAGATCTTCAAAAAAGAACAGAAAAAGAATACGATAACATTAACAACGTTGTGAATCAATTAACGAAAAAATTATGA
- the pnuC gene encoding nicotinamide riboside transporter PnuC, translating into MNHDYWIDILLSPYYHNSFFHIMLELTAVAFTIFSVFYVQKNNVWGYPIGIVSTIIYSYLTFDTSLYGNFIINLYYTLMSFYGWYTWMYKKDKNKKKPITFCNKKDYFYTFILFLSTCIFSIMVYLFYGKLQYHSDWMDILTTSIYFSGMYQMSMKKVENWIFWMVGNGISVFIYFLKGFILTGILFIILLLLAIVGFFLWKKKALNPILS; encoded by the coding sequence ATGAATCATGATTATTGGATAGATATCCTTTTATCCCCCTATTATCATAATAGTTTTTTTCACATAATGTTAGAATTAACAGCTGTAGCATTTACAATATTTAGTGTATTTTATGTTCAAAAAAATAATGTATGGGGATATCCAATAGGAATAGTTAGCACTATTATATATAGTTATTTAACTTTTGATACTTCTCTTTATGGAAATTTTATTATTAACTTGTATTACACGTTGATGAGTTTTTATGGATGGTATACATGGATGTATAAAAAGGATAAAAATAAAAAAAAACCTATTACTTTTTGCAATAAAAAAGATTATTTTTATACCTTTATTTTGTTTTTATCCACTTGTATTTTCAGTATAATGGTTTATTTGTTTTATGGAAAACTTCAGTATCATTCTGATTGGATGGATATTCTGACAACAAGTATTTATTTTTCGGGTATGTATCAAATGTCCATGAAAAAAGTAGAAAATTGGATATTTTGGATGGTGGGAAACGGAATTTCCGTTTTTATTTATTTTTTGAAAGGTTTTATATTAACAGGAATTTTATTTATTATTCTTCTTCTATTGGCTATAGTCGGATTTTTTCTTTGGAAGAAAAAAGCACTTAATCCAATTTTATCATAA
- a CDS encoding purine-nucleoside phosphorylase — translation MLMTMTLEKSKQYIQNKIKEKPDFGILLLGNQFDQLIKEIKNPISISYEEIPLFSKKNLYGKFIFGKIEDKNVVLLIEPFSEENRTNNFSIVLCKNIGIDKFILINISGGVNPNYKMGDVMLVKDHINFFPESSNIKEFIKNRFFEITEPYDKKMIEIAENIAMNHNIIIQKGVYVAYPYSNYKTYAEYAMIRSMGGDSVGIDIVSDVIKARHMNLRVFAISIIMGLYKKYDEHKNSDFKPFFYNKEIKKSISLLILIVKEFIKLCL, via the coding sequence ATGTTAATGACTATGACTTTAGAAAAATCAAAACAATATATCCAAAACAAAATCAAAGAAAAACCTGATTTTGGAATTTTATTATTAGGAAATCAATTTGATCAATTGATAAAAGAGATCAAAAATCCTATATCCATTTCTTATGAAGAAATACCCCTTTTCTCAAAAAAAAATTTATATGGAAAATTTATTTTCGGAAAAATAGAAGATAAAAATGTGGTTCTTTTAATAGAACCTTTTTCTGAAGAAAATAGAACAAACAATTTCTCGATTGTCTTGTGTAAAAATATAGGAATAGACAAATTCATATTGATTAATATTTCTGGTGGGGTCAATCCAAACTACAAAATGGGAGATGTTATGTTGGTTAAGGATCATATTAATTTTTTTCCGGAAAGTTCTAATATAAAAGAATTTATAAAAAATAGATTTTTTGAAATTACAGAACCATATGATAAAAAAATGATAGAAATTGCAGAAAATATTGCAATGAATCATAATATTATTATTCAGAAAGGAGTATATGTCGCTTATCCTTATTCTAATTATAAAACCTATGCAGAATATGCAATGATACGATCTATGGGAGGAGATAGTGTAGGCATAGATATAGTATCAGATGTCATAAAAGCTAGACATATGAATTTACGAGTATTTGCTATATCCATTATAATGGGATTATATAAAAAATATGATGAACATAAAAATTCCGATTTTAAGCCATTTTTTTATAATAAAGAAATCAAAAAATCTATATCTCTTCTAATATTAATAGTAAAAGAATTTATAAAACTTTGTTTATAA
- the pheS gene encoding phenylalanine--tRNA ligase subunit alpha, translating into MDQKKIEKIKKDLQCFHIKTSNDLETFRIEFLGKKKGIITILFKELKKISIHKRKIYGKIINELKKEAQNKINIFHSKNEISNEKGLKFDPTIPGTSIEIGSRHPLSILKNRIIDLFIKIGFTYVDGPEIEDDWHNFTALNIPIFHPSREMQDTFFLCKHPDVLLRTHTSSVQIRYMKKHSPPFRVLSIGKVYRNETISSRSNFMFHQSEGFYIDKKVSFSDLKQTIHYLITSLFGEAKMRFRPSYFPFTEPSAEVDLYCNSEWIEIMGCGMIDPQVLKNVNIDSEIYSGFAFGLGIERLALIIYKIKDIRIYFDNDIRFLKQFKSEF; encoded by the coding sequence ATGGATCAAAAAAAAATAGAAAAAATTAAAAAAGATCTCCAATGTTTTCATATTAAAACATCTAATGATTTAGAAACATTTAGAATTGAATTTTTAGGTAAAAAAAAGGGAATTATAACAATTTTATTTAAAGAATTAAAAAAAATTTCTATTCATAAAAGAAAAATTTATGGAAAAATTATTAATGAGTTAAAAAAAGAAGCTCAGAATAAAATAAATATTTTTCACTCTAAAAATGAGATTTCAAATGAAAAAGGACTCAAATTCGATCCTACTATACCTGGAACATCGATCGAAATTGGATCCAGACATCCCCTATCTATTTTAAAAAATAGAATAATAGATCTTTTTATAAAAATTGGATTTACTTATGTAGATGGGCCTGAAATAGAAGATGATTGGCATAATTTTACAGCTTTAAATATTCCTATTTTTCATCCATCCAGAGAAATGCAAGATACATTTTTTTTGTGCAAACATCCAGATGTTTTGTTGCGTACACATACTTCTTCTGTGCAAATACGGTATATGAAGAAACACAGTCCGCCTTTTCGTGTGTTGTCTATCGGAAAAGTATATAGAAATGAAACCATTTCATCACGTTCCAATTTCATGTTTCATCAATCGGAAGGATTTTATATAGACAAAAAAGTTTCTTTTTCTGATTTAAAACAAACGATTCATTATTTAATCACTTCTCTTTTTGGAGAAGCAAAAATGAGATTTCGTCCTTCTTATTTTCCATTTACAGAGCCTAGTGCTGAAGTAGATCTATATTGCAATAGTGAATGGATAGAAATTATGGGTTGTGGAATGATAGATCCCCAAGTTTTGAAAAACGTAAATATTGATTCAGAAATTTATTCTGGATTTGCTTTTGGATTAGGAATTGAACGTTTAGCTCTAATAATTTATAAAATAAAAGATATTAGAATTTATTTTGATAATGATATTCGTTTTTTAAAACAATTTAAAAGTGAGTTTTAG
- the ftsZ gene encoding cell division protein FtsZ, giving the protein MKKEDFIKKENDQLEFPKNRSASIKVIGVGGGGSNALSHMFEQGITGVDFIACNTDAQALNNNPVPIKIQLGASITEGLGAGADPEVGEKAALESLEEIKSILDSNTKMTFITAGMGGGTGTGAAPIIAGISKEKGILTVGIVTIPFHFEGKMRLQQAQKGIEALRKNVDSLIVINNDKLRELYGNLGFKAGFSKADEVLTTAAKGIAEVITHHYKQNIDLRDTRTVLKESGTAVMGSSIAVGENRAKEAVVQALDSPLLNDNKITGAKNVLLLIVSGKIEITIDEIGIISDYIQAEAGNNANIIMGLGEDEGLEESISVTIVATGFPTEIQRAINHEEKKIFHRLEEPYEQKLNKMEDIHSYSKRIDPDFSKTYSKSSHLEKFYYKNKKDDCLSNQKQNIFDRSIQTNFFKEKKHTKYMLEDSFDLPISYNENEKKILKRKKENNTNRELN; this is encoded by the coding sequence ATGAAAAAAGAAGATTTTATAAAGAAAGAAAACGATCAATTGGAATTTCCAAAAAATCGTTCAGCTTCCATCAAAGTAATTGGAGTAGGAGGAGGAGGAAGTAATGCTTTAAGTCATATGTTTGAACAAGGAATTACTGGGGTTGATTTTATTGCGTGTAATACAGATGCACAAGCGTTAAATAATAATCCAGTTCCTATAAAAATTCAATTAGGAGCTTCTATTACAGAAGGTCTTGGTGCTGGAGCTGATCCAGAAGTAGGAGAAAAGGCCGCATTAGAAAGTTTGGAGGAAATAAAAAGTATTTTAGATTCTAATACTAAAATGACCTTTATTACAGCAGGAATGGGTGGAGGAACGGGAACGGGTGCTGCTCCAATTATTGCAGGAATTTCTAAAGAGAAAGGAATTCTAACTGTAGGGATCGTTACAATTCCATTTCATTTTGAAGGAAAAATGAGATTACAACAAGCTCAAAAAGGAATAGAAGCATTAAGAAAAAATGTGGATTCTCTCATTGTGATTAATAATGATAAATTGAGAGAATTATATGGAAATCTAGGATTTAAAGCGGGTTTTTCAAAAGCTGATGAAGTTTTAACGACTGCAGCTAAGGGCATTGCAGAAGTCATCACTCATCATTATAAACAAAATATAGATTTAAGAGATACAAGAACCGTTTTAAAAGAAAGTGGAACGGCTGTTATGGGTTCTTCTATTGCTGTTGGAGAAAATCGCGCAAAGGAAGCTGTTGTCCAAGCTTTAGATTCCCCATTATTGAATGATAATAAAATTACGGGAGCCAAGAATGTTCTTCTTCTTATTGTTTCAGGAAAAATAGAAATAACTATAGATGAAATAGGAATTATCAGTGATTATATACAAGCTGAAGCAGGAAACAATGCCAATATTATAATGGGTCTAGGGGAAGACGAAGGGTTGGAAGAAAGTATTTCAGTTACTATAGTGGCTACGGGATTTCCTACGGAAATACAGAGAGCTATTAATCATGAAGAAAAAAAAATATTTCATAGATTAGAAGAACCTTATGAACAAAAATTAAACAAAATGGAAGATATCCATTCTTATTCTAAACGGATTGATCCTGATTTTTCAAAAACTTATTCAAAATCCAGTCATTTAGAAAAATTTTATTATAAAAATAAAAAAGATGATTGTTTATCGAATCAAAAACAAAACATTTTTGATCGGTCTATACAGACAAATTTTTTTAAAGAAAAAAAACATACAAAATACATGTTAGAAGATAGTTTTGATCTTCCGATTTCATACAATGAAAATGAAAAAAAAATCTTAAAACGTAAAAAAGAAAATAATACAAATCGAGAGTTAAATTGA
- the rlmB gene encoding 23S rRNA (guanosine(2251)-2'-O)-methyltransferase RlmB, which translates to MKKLEIVYGIHPLIEAILAKKNIRKLFFQRGLRQTSNAYKKLINLSKKKHISIQYVSKQKFYQLKNKNHQGVFAILSPIETYHIKDLLPIFYEKGKNPLLIILDRIQDVRNFGSIIRTAACAGADAIIIPKKNTAMIGSDAIKTSSGALFKVPICQEKNLLNTIDFLKNSGLKIVSATEKSNIYWYNIDFSGPTALILGNEEKGISSQYLKISYEKAKIPAIKGISSLNVSVACGVILYEIFRQRKYKSKTHF; encoded by the coding sequence ATGAAAAAATTAGAAATCGTTTATGGAATACATCCATTGATAGAAGCGATTTTAGCTAAAAAAAATATTAGGAAGCTTTTCTTTCAAAGAGGATTGAGACAAACATCAAATGCTTACAAAAAATTAATAAATCTTTCCAAAAAAAAACATATTTCAATTCAATACGTTTCAAAACAAAAATTTTATCAATTGAAAAATAAAAATCATCAAGGAGTTTTTGCTATTCTTTCTCCTATAGAAACGTATCACATAAAAGATTTACTTCCTATATTTTATGAAAAAGGAAAAAATCCCCTTTTGATCATTCTAGATCGAATTCAAGATGTAAGAAATTTCGGATCTATCATACGAACTGCTGCATGCGCAGGAGCAGATGCTATCATTATTCCAAAAAAAAATACAGCGATGATTGGATCTGATGCAATCAAAACTTCTTCAGGTGCTTTATTTAAAGTTCCAATATGTCAAGAAAAAAATCTATTGAACACAATAGATTTTTTGAAGAACTCTGGATTGAAAATTGTTTCTGCTACAGAAAAATCCAATATATATTGGTATAATATTGATTTTTCAGGTCCAACAGCTTTAATACTAGGAAATGAAGAAAAAGGAATTTCTTCCCAATATTTAAAAATTTCCTACGAAAAAGCAAAAATTCCAGCTATAAAAGGAATTTCATCTTTAAACGTATCTGTAGCTTGTGGTGTGATTTTATATGAAATTTTCAGACAAAGAAAATATAAATCTAAAACTCACTTTTAA
- a CDS encoding YtxH domain-containing protein yields MKKGGSFFWGVFLGTIAGLIVGMILSTKKEEKIKNILEKKTEELRDSLQEIGKKIGKKVHKIKSDFESKWKKNKIEKIDQVEDELGT; encoded by the coding sequence ATGAAAAAAGGAGGAAGTTTTTTTTGGGGCGTCTTTTTAGGAACCATAGCCGGTTTAATAGTGGGAATGATATTATCTACAAAAAAAGAGGAAAAAATCAAAAATATATTAGAAAAAAAAACAGAAGAATTAAGAGATTCCTTACAGGAAATTGGTAAAAAAATTGGAAAAAAAGTGCATAAAATTAAATCAGATTTTGAATCTAAGTGGAAAAAAAATAAAATAGAAAAAATAGATCAAGTAGAAGATGAATTAGGAACTTAA
- the murB gene encoding UDP-N-acetylmuramate dehydrogenase, which produces MFIQKNFSLKKFNTFGINVYARYFVVVQSIEEILKIFDIYPSISKLFLGNGSNILFLKNYYPGLIMKMGIKGKKVIKENHSQVIVQAFAGENWNEFVNWTIKKGFSGLENLSFIPGTVGAAPIQNIGAYGAEVKDTLIKVQAYEIYNRKIREFTREECQFKYRYSFFKHPHYRNKFLILSVFFLLIKKYKQLNTSYVEIQKELENMNIKMPTLNDLSQAIFNVRQKKLPNPKKIGNAGSFFINPTVGICDFKKLQHQHPTITGYSISNHKVKLSANSLIENIGWKGKKIGNVGIYEKKPIILVNYGKATGMEIYSFSERITKNIKKKFGISLSKEVNIIQ; this is translated from the coding sequence ATGTTCATTCAAAAAAACTTTTCTCTAAAAAAATTTAATACATTTGGAATAAATGTTTATGCTCGTTATTTTGTAGTAGTACAAAGTATAGAAGAAATTCTAAAAATTTTTGATATATATCCATCCATTTCAAAACTTTTTTTAGGAAATGGAAGTAATATTCTTTTTTTAAAAAATTATTATCCGGGATTAATCATGAAAATGGGAATAAAAGGAAAGAAAGTGATCAAAGAAAATCATTCTCAAGTCATTGTTCAAGCTTTTGCTGGAGAAAATTGGAATGAATTTGTAAACTGGACGATTAAAAAAGGATTTAGTGGGTTAGAAAACTTATCATTTATTCCTGGTACAGTTGGAGCTGCTCCCATTCAAAACATTGGAGCATATGGAGCAGAAGTAAAAGATACTTTAATAAAAGTACAAGCATATGAAATCTATAATAGAAAAATAAGAGAATTTACACGTGAAGAATGTCAATTCAAATATCGTTACTCTTTCTTTAAGCATCCTCATTATAGAAATAAATTTCTGATTTTATCTGTTTTTTTTCTTTTAATAAAGAAATATAAACAATTAAATACATCTTATGTGGAAATTCAAAAAGAATTAGAAAATATGAATATTAAAATGCCTACTCTTAACGATTTAAGTCAGGCCATTTTTAATGTTAGACAGAAAAAACTTCCAAATCCAAAAAAAATTGGAAATGCTGGGAGTTTCTTTATCAATCCTACAGTAGGGATTTGTGATTTTAAAAAACTACAACATCAACATCCTACTATCACAGGTTATAGTATTTCTAATCATAAAGTAAAACTATCTGCTAATTCATTAATTGAAAATATAGGATGGAAAGGAAAAAAAATTGGAAATGTAGGAATATATGAAAAAAAACCTATTATTTTAGTAAACTATGGAAAAGCTACTGGAATGGAGATCTATTCTTTTTCAGAAAGAATAACGAAAAACATAAAAAAAAAGTTTGGAATTTCTTTATCGAAGGAAGTAAATATCATACAATAA
- a CDS encoding Mrp/NBP35 family ATP-binding protein → MLYKEIEKALKNVIIIDNKNIVESGWVKKIDLLNNEIRIYLSLSNPAMHIKNKLIKEINRSIKNQNILETIRIKIEIKSDTKIKPEIKNIIAVASGKGGVGKSTIATNIAVSLVHMGFYVGLLDADIYGPSIPLMFNLKEESVNLQQHRNGILNPITSYGVKIISIGFFSKYGQAIVWRGPMVTKVLRQFMYEINWGKLDFLIVDLPPGTGDIHLSLLQEISLFKLKGIVIVSTSQKIALSDVNRSVGMFRIKSIYVPILGIIENMSYVFSKKTKEKCYFFGKNGVRDFSKEMNLFFLGEIPMLQTIREYSDLGIPIVLKNKEIRNLFISITKNMIKQIKL, encoded by the coding sequence ATGTTGTATAAAGAAATTGAAAAAGCGTTAAAAAATGTTATTATTATTGATAATAAAAATATTGTAGAATCTGGTTGGGTAAAAAAAATAGATTTATTAAATAATGAAATCAGAATTTATTTGAGTTTATCCAATCCTGCTATGCATATAAAAAACAAACTCATCAAAGAGATAAACCGTTCTATAAAAAATCAAAATATTTTAGAAACAATCCGCATCAAAATAGAAATAAAATCAGATACGAAAATAAAACCTGAAATAAAAAATATCATAGCTGTAGCTTCTGGAAAAGGAGGGGTAGGAAAATCCACAATAGCAACAAACATAGCAGTTTCTTTAGTTCATATGGGTTTTTATGTTGGATTATTAGATGCGGATATTTATGGTCCATCTATTCCATTAATGTTTAATCTTAAAGAGGAATCGGTGAATTTACAACAACATCGAAATGGAATCTTGAATCCTATTACTAGTTATGGAGTTAAAATTATATCTATAGGTTTTTTTTCAAAATATGGACAGGCTATTGTTTGGAGGGGTCCCATGGTAACTAAAGTTTTGAGACAATTTATGTATGAAATCAATTGGGGAAAATTAGATTTTTTAATTGTAGATTTACCTCCAGGAACAGGAGATATTCATTTATCTCTTTTGCAAGAAATTTCATTATTCAAATTAAAAGGAATTGTTATCGTAAGTACATCTCAAAAAATAGCCTTATCGGACGTTAATCGGTCTGTAGGAATGTTTCGTATTAAATCTATTTATGTTCCCATACTTGGAATTATAGAAAATATGTCTTATGTTTTTTCAAAAAAAACTAAAGAAAAATGCTATTTTTTTGGAAAAAATGGAGTAAGAGATTTTTCAAAAGAAATGAATCTTTTTTTTCTTGGAGAAATTCCTATGTTACAAACAATACGAGAATATTCAGATTTGGGAATTCCTATCGTTTTAAAAAACAAGGAGATTAGAAATCTCTTTATCAGCATCACGAAAAATATGATCAAACAAATAAAATTATAA